A segment of the Mercurialis annua linkage group LG4, ddMerAnnu1.2, whole genome shotgun sequence genome:
TTAAATTACTCCAATTCtacattttatatattatgttaTTCAGCTTTTCCAATTTTCATCTCTGAATATAACATGTTACGGGAGACGCCTCTTAAAGTTTTTGTCTAATGACAATATGTTCCATCCATTTGCTACAAGTTTCGGGTTAAGTTTGTTTTGGAATCCATTTCTGAATTTCACTTTTTCCCCTAATCTTCTAATAATGATCTAGTTTCTTTAGTTATTTACTAGTACAATTATGATCTACTTCGATTCAGGGTCTAGTGTTCGGATCTATTATGATATAGACATGAGGCGctcaagaattaaaaaaattattaatcgttgttaatttattaaatttgtatgaaaaattataaaatatattttagagcATCTAAAGCCAACTTAATATAATTCACAATCACTCAATGctaaaataatagttttatattttgtttaaaatatatcaatttgatattaaattaaGGACTTAATCACAAataaataccaaacctatatgtcttgtgtcagttatagccaaatttttgaaaattatcagATATAGCCAAactttatatgttctgtttcttttttagccaatTTTGAATTCAACCGGTATTTAGAATCATATAGATAGTAATATTGATGACTTTGAGCAAAAGATGCCAGAGAAAccttgaaatttaattaattggcTTGAAATTTAATTCATTGGCGGAATGGTGTCAGAATAGTGGCAGAACGCTGGCGGCAGTAGAACAATGACGAAATCGGAGCGATGGTGAAGGCAGAACAATGATGAATACGGAACGGCGGCGTCACAGACAGCTTCAACAACAGCAGTATAAGTAGCTCTCGTGCAGTAGAGATGATGTAGAAAATTGAAGATGGTGACAGatcttaagaaaaaaaaaagagtaagaTAAAGAGGAACCGTATAAAAGTTAGAACTACATTCCGTATACAGTAGTTTTGATAATTGAAAGTGTAACCCGTATACAAGTAAACAATTATCCAATGTTGGTTAATTATGTAAAAAGCTCTAATTATATCCAGTGGTGAGCCTTAATATAAAACTGTTAAATAACGATTTTACTATGCGTtgtaaaattatcataaaaaataaaggtTCGATAGTTGTtataaagaatatatatatatatatatatatattataacaaTTTTAATAGTTATGGTAATAGGccgttattaaattttaaatattttacatttctTTGGTGAGTTTAATTCTTTTGCTTTATACTTTTCATTTGATATTATTGTGTAAGATAATGCTTTCAACATGATCTAATGCCTTCAATACCTACAACGTGTAAATGCTGGATATTTAGAAGTGTGTTGGAAACAACAATAATAtaactattaattttataattaattagttaatgattaaaacaaattataattaaataatcaatttgtaagaaattgaaaaattaatatttaggaAATTCGTTTTTTCTCCTATCCATATTTATGTTGAATAATATAGATTATTTCCCACTTAAGTAGAAATTTGACTATAGTAGATAGCATGTAAGTTGCAAAGTACCATTAGAATAGAAAGAaagataaaacatataaaaaaataaattgaaaatttaaaaattgaaataaaattaaatgtctacagataaattttaaaaggtaaaacaaaGACAATTTAATGGAAATAGGAAAAAAAACGACGGCGTAATGAGTAGAAAAGGAGCAATGATATAAATACAAGTGTATCGGTAAGGACCATATGTCTCCATTCCGACTTTATGTTGAAAAGTATGGCACCCATGCACGAATCGCAATAGAAACAGTACCCATCCAGTAGTGTTTTTTCACCTTCATTTATCCAATACATACAGTCTTTTTTGAAAAAGTATTTTCTGAGGTATTTTTCTTTCCAAATTGTTGCATTCTTGAACTCATAAGAACAATAGCTGGGCGGTTTACAGCAACCTGACTGCAAAaggaaaaatacaaaataccaGTAAATACATAATTTCAACTTCAACTATGCATAATATATAATTCAGTGTTATGAATCTTAAATAATTGTATAAATATTACTCCTActagaagaaaataaaatatttgaaacctGTAATGGAGTCAAATTGGTATTGTAGAACTCCAACTCATTAAGATGATTGAATTGCTCTCCAAATCTAGTGCAAACTCCGGAATCTGCTGCCGCATCGTACATAAGACCCGTCTGTGATTCTCCTGATGAACATGCTCTGATAAACTCCTTGGAAAAGTCCCCACGATCATACTCTTTGTAGGCTTTTCCAGGAACTACCCTTCCTTCTCCCTTATGGGTGACCACCATGGCATAACCCATGACCAGGATGATCATGATGAGGATTTGAAGCATGGCCAGAGAAATCAAATTGGTTATCTTTGTTTTGCGACTCGGAAAAAACCAGCACGTCATCTTCTTAAAGAGCCATACAGCCAACGATAATAGCCCCAGGTCTACGAGGGGGTTCGGATGAAGAGCTCTTCCCCAAGAACTCACGCGCTGGCCAAAGTATAGCCATGAAAACGAAGCTGCTAGTCCTAATAACAAACACGAGTGGTTGATGAAACTTATCGCCAACTTTCTGCTGATGATATTGCTTGACATTATGAACGAACGAACTTggcttggtttggtttggtttatcaaaaaacaaaatcaactaTGGCCCTTTTTATATATGCATTCATATCCTTTTCCTAAACCTTTTGGGAATGATTAAATCAACGAACCAATTAAATTACTGCTCCTTATTGGAAAGGAATTATTGTCATGTTCCATCTCCTACAATTAACTGTGCATATTATTGGGTTAATTCttagatttttgttttttgaaatcAAGAATTATTAGAATTTGTTAAGCTGTAAAACTCTCAAATTTTAATAGCAATACTTACTTGGAGTACGCGGATTGTTTGTTATTCATCATAAACCTAACCCTATCTATAACATACCTATAATCAATCCTCTTTATGTTATTTTGGTCCAATTCAGTTTGTTTTTTCTCACCCTACTTGCGCCTAAAATAGATCAAATAAACACACCATTTTTTCGTCATAGTTTTTGGTTTTGCTGTAATCACTGGAAGTGAAGTCAGGTGTATGGTAGTTTGTCACTGTTCTTAATATAGTGACTCCTACGCAACTATTTTGCAGATAATTAACTTGCAACACTGTAAAAAAGTAACTTTTAACCACCGAATATTGCAGATAGAGGTCTTTTGTCCTCATTAAAGCTGACATATATAAACTTCCTTGTTAAAATTTAAGGAAAGAGATATAAAAATGATCCTTATATTTATCCCAATTCTTTAAAGAAGTTCTGTAGTGACAGCGTTAACAAATATAGCCACACTTAAAgctaggggtgggcaaaaaaaccggtcaaaccgcaaaaccgaaccgaaaccgtaaaaccgaaccggaaaatatggttaaccggtccaagagtttaggtttaggttttaatttttgatttttatggttaatggtttaggtttaggttttggaatTTTGAAAACCGCGGTtaatcggttaaccggtttataaataatatatatttttatagattatatatatacatacatacgtttttaattattcaaataaaatatattttacatctacacatataaaaattctaaacaaaaaaaatatttaaaaaatattttatttatcaatatatttttattttaggagtatatatatatatatatatatatatatatatatatatatatatatatatatataaatatataaagaactttatttttcttaataaaatatttatatacctaattgaaatagaaataaataaaatttatattttaataattaaatagaatgaaaattaaagtttaattattagactatatttaaaattttatcgataaattttatcttttttatatctaatttttttaatggtttcatggttaaaaaccgcaaaaccgcaaaaccgaaccgttttaaatggttaaccgatttaatggttaaccgtttaaaattttaggtttagatttttaattttaaaaaccgaactacTATGGACCGGTTTACATATTACCCtcgtggaccggttaaccggtccatgcccacccctacttAAAGCAGTATAGTAggtaaaagatataaaaaaaatcctcgatttttttttttaagtacagattatttcttttatttttttgggtaCAATTAAGCTCTCATGCTTTTAAAactgaacaattaaaccctcatattttaaaatcgaacaaataaaccattttaatttACTTTCTGAACACTTACCCCCTAaaattttcggtaaatattttaaacgctataattatttttgagcTTCTTTCCTATAtaattatgagagacatgtcagccattaacaaGTGTTTTTAATGGTGTTCGACAAAAAGGGTTAtttgtctatttaaaaatatagaggGCTTTGTATcccaaaaagataaaaaaactgATTTGTATATTTGTAAAAACTACGAGAGctttttttgtatgttttacCAATACAGtatttacattattttttagtttgaattTCATGTGAttaatataacatataatcaccTAAAAGCGGAAGCAAAGAACGGCGTACCTCCGGCCATTGTTGACGGAAATGAAGTTTTGAAATTGTTGTAAATTTATGATTCCTTTGATCTTCTAAATCCtaattctctctctctctctctctctctagatGGTGTATGAGAAAATGTAATGAAAGTGTTGAATTGGTCTTGGGGACCAAAGATATAATAGACAATATATTCCATAACCACCCCATCAAAGTTTATGTATGTGTCTATTACAAAAGGTTGCAATTGACATCAGTTTAAATGGGTGCATTGTTCAAAGATCACTTAAAGGAGAAAATAACTAACATTCTCCCACTTAATCTATATGAACCTCAATGCCcaacaataagaaacaaaatatatgaataatggCGAAAAGTCCTTTGAAAAGCAAGTATTATCTTCCATGTGTCACAAtgcattaaattatttattaataactGAAATAACTTAATGAATAAATCTGATGTTTATTCTTGGTCCTAACTTAATTTGACTATTCTCATGATTAATTAAGATAATAATATAACTAAATGTATACACAGATATAAATGAGAATACATCATAATAAGAGTTTCATAAATAACATCGTTCTAATAACGCAAAGGTCGCAACAAGGAACCAAGTCCCATACCTTTCACATGATCCTTAAATTTTTCTGGTGGCTGCCTTTAGTTAAAGGATCAGCTACATATTATCAGTACTTATATGCTCAACTATCACTGCTTTATCTTTCACACGTTCTCGTATGGCTAAGTATTTAATGTCGATATG
Coding sequences within it:
- the LOC126678567 gene encoding tetraspanin-8-like, whose translation is MSSNIISRKLAISFINHSCLLLGLAASFSWLYFGQRVSSWGRALHPNPLVDLGLLSLAVWLFKKMTCWFFPSRKTKITNLISLAMLQILIMIILVMGYAMVVTHKGEGRVVPGKAYKEYDRGDFSKEFIRACSSGESQTGLMYDAAADSGVCTRFGEQFNHLNELEFYNTNLTPLQSGCCKPPSYCSYEFKNATIWKEKYLRKYFFKKDCMYWINEGEKTLLDGYCFYCDSCMGAILFNIKSEWRHMVLTDTLVFISLLLFYSLRRRFFSYFH